The genomic interval AATAAACAAGCGATATTCCAGTGGCATGAGAAGCACCTTCTTTTGTTAAGCACAGGCACTTTGGAACACATTttagaggcttttaaaaataaacaacctcCACTAATGCTATCTGACAGCACTGGCCAATGCTATCTATTAAACTGGAATATTAAAGATTGTGATGAAGAAAGTTCTGCTGTATTTCTTTGTGTACCCTCCTTCCCCCAGTAGTTAAGGCTCATCTTCCTCACCATGGCATAGTAACCATCGCTGGCCAGAATTATGACATCAATTGGGGAGGTGTGGTTAGCCACGCAGATTCCTCCATTGCGGGGTCTGTTCTCTCTGgagttggaaaagaaaaagagatcagCACAACAATCTGACAAGCCAGCCCCAAGAAGAGCACTGGGCATAGATTTTCCTATGTACTGCACTCATTCCATCAATGCTAAGAGGTCCTCAATCCCCTGACCCAAAGTTAACAGTTCAGAACCCATGGATACTCTACAGCTTATATAAATTACAACTGCATTTTGCTCTTAGTTTTGCATATATTATTCTGGCTGTGAAAGAGTGGGGAATTACACAAGAGCAGTGAAGACCCTTGACCACCAAAAGCATGTTTGGTCATCTTCCTAGTTTCTGAGATTTCACTCACAAACTTTCAAATATATTGTCACAGCTAAATGATCTGGAAATTTGCTTCAAAGAAACAAGGAGAAAGGAAACAGATCTTATGTGTTCAGGTCCACATTCTGCAAATTTTCTGTTTTCCCACAGCCCGAGTCAGTTTTCTCCTTCCCCAAGAAACGCTACCAGGAGGTGCCACCCAAACTCCCCTGTACCTGTGGTGGTAGGTGATGATGGCTGTAAGAGCTCGCACACAAATCCGGTAACACATTAGGTGGACATGCCTGCTCAGGAACTCCTTGCACCTAAaggaccaggaaaaaaaatctcaaaatacCCACACAGTAAGCAGTCTTTAGTGCCACCCTCTGGAAGATGCTCACATGGCGGCTGGCTTTTAAATCACCACTGCTTGGATTCTCCACCTTGACAAGTCTATCTTGGAACACAATTATATCTAAGGTTTCGAAGCAGGAAGGACTATCTCCACCTTCCTCTCTCTGACATACTGATGGGAATGGTTTCAGATTCAGCCTCCTGTGACACAGTAGACTTTAGTTCTTTCCCCTCCCCTGATGTGGCCAGGAGGTGGGATTCTGCACTTTGCTCAATGGAAGGTTTGGGTCAACAGAGTCACTTTTAGGGGAAAGTTGGCACCTCCCCAGTAAAGCAGCAGGGGCAACAACCTAAAGAGATGATGCTAAAAGACAGAAAGGCCAGTGCTTGTTgacattactttttttggattacaactctcaaaATCTTCCAGCTAGCATAGCgaaaggaattctgggacttatgGTCCTAAAAGGTAACCTGTTCAAGTTCCAAGGCAGATCAGCCTAGTGGTGTATACTCATCCATCAGCAAAGGTCACATTTGCATTGTATTCTCTTTTTCACCTATCAGACCACTCTTTAGGGTTCTTTTCTGACTTCCCAATTGAATGGGGAGGCATACGAAGAACGTGCCCTATCCCCTTGTACTCCTGACATGATGCTGAAGGCCAAAGGTTGGATCAGGAGagctcaatcagagaggtcagcACAGAAACAAGGACATGGTATTATATCCTTCTGAAATCCCAAGTACAATGGTGATCTTTGCGGTATTCCATGGCTGAGAACTCACCTTCCATTGGGCAAATAGCCCACCACAGTCGTGCCTGTCACCAAGAGGCTAATGCCAGTGAAAGCCAGGGCTACCCTGCAcaatgaaaggaaagagaaataggaGAAAGTGGTGAAGTGTGGCCTGCAGATGACCTTTGCCCATCAACCTTGAAAAGGGAGCATTTCTACAGGGCTGGACCATGATATAGtttcaagcacacacacatatacaatacTGACATTGCCACCAAGGTTTCATGCTAAGGAACAGACTACAGGAAAGACCAGAAATGCCAAATCTGGTCTTCCCACTGCTCAGTCCACTTCTTCCAAGGAGAGCCTCTAAATGATGCTAGCCTTTACCTGAGTGGTAGCAAGAAGCAGTAGCGGATCAAGACGCCGAGCCCCCATAGGACTGTAAGACGCAGGCTGATGTAATGGAAATTATAGTTGGTCCTGCTCAGCAAGTTCCAAGATTCCAGCTCTTCAGCCGAGAAACGTTTGGTCACCTCATCGTCCATGATGGTCTCAATGCCCTTGCGGCAGAAATAGAAGATGTCAGAGAGCTCAAATTCCGGGGCGTCCAGGGCCTTGTTGCTCCCACTCCGCCTGATCTCCTTAATTTCTTCCTCCAGTGAAGTGGGCTCCTTTGCAATGATGCCTACAAAAAAAGACAGAAGGACCTTTCAGCTACACAGGTGAACCTCACCCCTGTCCCACCCCTTTCTTCCCACAAGAAGGCCAAGTGGCCTCATACCGTTGACATAGGGCTTATAAAGTGGATGTTTCTTCTCTTTGGCACCACGCTCGATCCTCAGCGTTGCCCACTGGAAGACAAAGAGAAGGAAATTTGAATCTGCAATTATATGCAACTGACATGGTTGTGAGATAGGATTGATGGCCACCGGCTAAAATTGTTCTCAAAAGACTGGATTAAGTTCTGGGAAGAGGGTTGGCACACCTAACATCACAGCTGAATAGACTCCTAGAATTCCAGCTTCTGGAAATGCGAGGATTGGCCACTGTATCCAGGTCCCACTGCTTTAAACTTGATGGACCcttggcagaacttggaaaatgaCTTGGGGAAGGAGACTGCATCTTCCAGAATTCCCTCATGCCCAAAGCAAATGGGAGCTATATCCCTGAAAaaggtcacttttccaagctctgactgtTGGTCTACTCCTGAAAGGCAACTCTTGGCATGTAATAAAGTGCATGCCTCCTGTGGAAAAGCTCTCACACACAATCTCTAACAGTTCATTAGAAGACTTGTAGTTGGGGACAAGATTTTGAGGAACAGCTGCAGTACTGAAGAGCAGAGTAAGCAATACTGGGTTTGAAAGACTTTGATTCTGCCTAAAGTAGCCCTGTTATGTTTCTGACGGAGGGAGTCTCTTTGCAGTGAAAACTCTGCTTGGTGCTGTTTCTTGGCAGCAAAGGCTAAGGGACAGGCTTGCATAACAtccaaaggattttgggcagcccacgagatgtggaatgacttcaaggctgatcagccttctcctgaggagagagcCAGATGGTGGAGGAGGACAGGCGAATGCTCACCCCTCAAAGCTCCTCCGCCACTCGGCTTTCTTCTGAGGATAGTACTGggcagaattaatattaatatcaatcaatcaatccttaTTTGAAGAAGTATGGTGTACTAGCAGTTATGCTCGTTGGGCAACACCACATGAATGCACTGATCAATGGAATGATCATTCAGATTATGACAGATAACATTCAGGACCTTGTGAACATACTCACCTAAattagagtttggaaacattacttttgggattacaattctcagaatccccaaaGAGTTAAGGTAAGCAAACTGATTAAAGATTAatggttaaaatagtttaaacatTAATGATACCTCTACTTGGAAAGTGAGCTGCTAAAAACCTACCTGCTGCCAGAAGaaatttagcctattttaattttggtcccTACCTACTAtcaagttgtgcaggcctgctaaGGGGCGCAGATAGAGCTATGGTTGCTTTGTGAGGACACTGGAGGAAATACTGGGTCTAGCAGGCCTCCTGTTCATGGCAAGTGAAAACCTGGCCCTTCCTAACCGCCCTTCCCACAGGTCAAGGCGATCCCTTCCTCTGgctcagtttcagtctgtttaaGGATTCTTTGATATGTTGATATTTTCTACTTGTTACTGACTAGTGATTACAAATGAAACGTTACTGCTGTGCAACAcagaatgtttttctttctttctttattcattttcacCCCCTTCTTCTGATGCTGTGCTCCCAGCAGAAATAACAATCTGCAAAATGCTTACAATCAATAATAAAGAGAGGCATCCTAATTAAAACCTGGAAGGGCTTAAGAGTTTGAatgtcaaaaccacctctaggTCCAGATTAGAAAAAGTCACAGGAGGCAGCTTCCAGTCCAGTGGTCAATAACTCTGAAGGGGTGCGTCAGGGAAGGCCCACACATCCCACTTTCTCTAAATGACCTCAAAGCCACAGAAGAACCAGCATGACACCCCATCAGCTCAGGCTGGGGGTCAGAGCTCTGTCCTTTGCCTAAAGATGCTTCTGGATTTCGCCTGCCTAATTTTCAGCAAGAGACAGGCAGCACACTTGGCCAGATGTGAGGGAGCCAAAGAGAGGAGGCAGTGGGGATGTTGGCTAAACTAAAAGGTCCATAAGCTTTCCCCTGTAACCCTCTCACCCCAAGGACAACTGCTGCCTCTTTCTGACCCATGTGCTCCAACTAGCAACTGGATACACTATCCCAGCAGTAGCTGCCAGAAACCAGCATGTCTCCACATTGTACTGAGATCAGTCTCTCCTCCCAAGGGCATCACACACAGAGAGtcctgcttgcttgctttcagTTTACTTGGCTGCCCTCCACCTGAACCTCTCAATGTACCACAGGCACAGGCAGCAACCTCATATGCTGGGCTGTGTCTATACCACAATTGCACAACAAGACACAGAGGCCTGTCTCTTGACAATTTGAGCTTTCGtactgaaaagaaggaaaagagcagGTTTCCAGCTCTTAAGGATATAAAGGTAGGCTTGAAAGAGCAGGCACCACACTTGGCAAAATCTCAGAAGCCACAGAGATGGCTGGGTAAGATTTCTAGAGGGTAGAGTGGAGGTGCTTTCACATTCTGCTTGATGCCTCCACCCATGAACAAAACATGCAAAATTGTGCATGCTGGAAGCATATGGAAAGTAACATTTGTTCAAGATGCATAATGCATGTCAAGTCAAAGAATTTGGAACTGATGCCTGGGAAAAGAATTTAGgaggttttattattttttcaaagacGTATGGTGCACAAGCAGTTGTGTTCAATAGGGCAATGCTACATCAATGCAATGATCATTCAGATCATGCCAGATCACATAATTACCTCAGTCAAAGTGTGGAAATGTTACCTTGTGGGACTACATTTCTCAGCATCCCCCAGGGGTTAAGGTAAGCATATTGATTAAGACTTTCAGTAGAATTCTGGACTTAAACGTTTCCTTAAACTGTTTCCAAGACCAGAAGGACCTGGAGCTCTATGGGAATTCCTGGAATGAAAGCTGTCAAGGAGAAACTGATTGATGCTAACAGTCAGAGGCAGCCTGGATACTGATTTGACCAGGCTGGAAAATTCCACTGGACTATGGGATAAAGACCCCCACCTGCTAGCCTTGCATTTGTTCTTCACCTTTATTGCATTAGTACACTGTTGGGAAACAATCACAAAGGCTCCCAGTAGCAATGGGATAAGAAGAGAGGTCTTCTCATGGATCAGTCATGAATCAGCAAGCAGAGAGGAAATAAACTGGCATTACAGGTTGATTTTTCCTTATCAGGAATTCTGAaacctgaaatattccaaaaactaaaaccttttttcatggctggctgagatagtgacacctttgctttctaattatTCAgagtatacaaactttgtttcatgcacaacattattaaaaatgtataaaattacacaTACATTAggtgtataagaaacataaatgaattttgggtTTAGGCATGGGTCTCATCTCCATGATGGACAATTAGAACAATGCCACATCAATATACTGATCAATGTATTGATCACTacctatatgcaaatacaggttttCTTAAAtctaaaagaaatccaaaatacctctggtcccaagcatttcagataagggagacacaacctgtactTACAAGGGAAGGCGGTATAAGGTAGGGCTGTGAAAATAACTGTAATGGGACTGGTACTTTTTAACTTATTCATAAAGGATCTTCAGTAAGTGAGGAGCAGCAGGGTAACAACTTTTTGCAGATGACACCGCATTATtaagaatgattttaaaaaagagattaagACGTCTCCAAAGTGGGTGAATGAACAATAAAATGGCAAGGGTAAGCAAATGTAAAGTGATGTAGATTGGAAATCATTAGGAAAGGAATACAAGCTGAAACAGTATTGCAGTGTCTCCCAAAACCTCTACAGTGCTGTCACATTTGGAATACTGGGTTTGTTTTTGGCAACAGACACAAACAGCCAAGTCCTGGCACCAACTGAGCCTAGTCCAAACCTCCCAGCTTACTCATCCAACTTGCAAAACTTACCACTGTAAGGCCGATTCACACTCCTTTGCCCTGGGGCCATTTACACAACTTGCACATTATTCCCTAAAAGAAATGTCAAGCAGCCTGACTCACCTGGAAGATCTGCAGCAGCGTTTTCATGTAAAGCTGTCGGATACCAAAGGAAACTCCAAAGATGGCTGGCACGATGATGAAAACCAATAGTAGGGTGAAGAGGACGGTTAGGGAAATGCCTAGCAGGTTCACCACCAGGCTGTCAAACGGCAGCAGTAGAAACATGATGAGAGGGAGGGGCAGGTGAGGCCAGTGCCCTACAAAATCCTGAGACGGGCAGAAAGAGATGGCCTGGAGCAATCAGCCAGTTCGCCTGTCACTCAGTGGCAACGCTGTGCATGCAGTACGTCCGCAGCCTATCAGAGATGCCATTTCAATGTTCACATCCTGTCTCTGATGGGCCTGAGGTTGGAAAGAATCCCCATCATCCAGCCTGGAAAGATGCCACAGCAGAGACGGAAACTGTGAAGACTGGCCCAGTATGGGATGGCTACAAAAAGGGTAGCCAACTAAGTTGTGTGACAGGGAAGCTCCTGGAAAGCCAGGAAAACGAGGCCCTTGGGAACTGTTGAGGGTATGAAACGTCTCTTTGCAAGGCTGAGGCGAGCTCCCTCCCTTGCCCTGCATTTGAGGAGAGCCACTGGCCTGCAGAGTTAAAGTTCTTGCCTCTGGGATGCAAAGACTGGCTCTAAGTCTCTCAAATAGCTTGTGGTAAGCATCGTTCCAAAGGACTCTTGTTTCACTCCATAGCAGAAAGTTACACTGGgtgtttttcctcttcttttggaAACTGCTTCAGAGGGTACAGCATTCATAGATCCCAAACActaggagaggaaaagaaaagagacaggcatATCAAGGCAGTGAAATATCAGGACAGTGGAAGGGGAACTTTAGGCCAAGGAATAGTAACCACCTGTTCCAAGACTGAAGACAGATCTCATTTACCTCATTAAAATGGCAGAAAGGACAAACTCTTGGAAAGAGCAGCTGATCTTGCCAGAAGGACTACTGACTATTAAACAGCTACTAAAGTTAGTAGCTCACAAATATTGTTTAGAGCTTGCACTGCATTTAATTGCGCAACCAACTCATAGtcttaaaaggatttttaaaaaatgagtcaCGCTTTGAGAGAGTTCTCCTAGATAGATGGTTGAAGGAGATTCTGACTCATCAGAGACAATGAAGTCAGAAGTTACTGACAAGCATGGCACACTGGCATGAAGTTATTTCTAAAATGCAATCAATGACGAAGGCATTTCTGTTATGAAAATGTTTTCACCACTAtaattttccagcacaaaaaacaTGCTTAGATGATCAAAGACAGATAATCGGAATAATCACAGTGGTAAGGAGGTCTCCAAAATCTCACAAATCATTTACCGGGGAGAGTGAAGACTGAACTATCTAGCAAACTGAATACAGCAAGGATtgcattcagagcttggaaaacccaTTTTTTGGACTGTTGCTCTCAAAATCTCACTGCCAGCATGGCCTTTGGAAGCTTAccgctgtagtccaaaacatgtaTTTCCCCAATCTCCGGGTAAGATGGTCTTCTTGGTAGGGCCTATTTCAAAATTATGAGTATCTCAGCAGAAATGCCTACCCACCCTGTTAACAAAGGGACATGAAGCAAGACCTCATGACTACAGCTTATGAAGGAAGATAAGAGAGAAAATGGTTTTAAATCCCTTTAAGACTATAAAGATGACTACCAATGCCTTGATTTGAGCCAGGAACATCAGAAAATGAGCATTTTACAAGTAAAGATTCACCCTTTCCATACCTCTGTAACAATGCAGGCAGATTGGTTGAGAGGGAATATGTATCACAtaacacacaaaatatatttctttgctAAAGGACTAGAGGGAGGCAAATTAAAGCCGAAGTGTCCATGATGACCCAAACACGACAATTCAGATGCCAACTGAATTAGGACATAAGAACGTTCCCAATTCAATTTGTTTCAGAAAGCCTACATTGTTGATtgtaatgcaaaagaaaaaagtatgCCTTTTAAAGATGTACCACGTGGCTTAGAATACAGTCAGGGTCAGGGAGCAAAACGCAGATAGGCCTGGCTGGATGGGAGACCTAGCCAAATACTAGGATATAATTAAAAGTAACTGTAAAACATGCATATCGGAAGCCCAGATCTCTGCCAGTCCAGCCCCTGGAATTTCAGACAAGCTATAATCCTCACTTCCCAGTTTCAGATCTGAACAGTCCACTGCCAAGGTGGAAATCTCTTCCTGAAAGCAATTCCTAAGGTGTTATTTACTAAGCCTGGCCTAAACCTAGTGAGGGCCAAGCAAAGGCTCAGTTCTTCTGCAAGGTCAGAAATTCTCTTCACAGAATTTTGACTCTACACAAAGTAAACTTTTGCTCACCATACATTTTACTTACAGTAAGCAGACGCTGAACAGAAGTCAGGCAGGGACGAAGTGGAGAGCTGGAGCTATAACCCAAGAGTGGTTTATAATTTTGGTTAAGGAGTAACCAAGCCAAAGGAAAAAGAGGCAATAAAGGGCTTCGGAGTGAAACACACTCCCCTCAAACTCCCTCGCCCTCAAAGAGATCTCGGCTGCGGCAGCACTCAGCCTTGCATCACTGCTGGAATGGAACAGCAGTCAGGTGTATGTAAGCTAGCTGGGGTGTGTAATCACTGCAAAATGTTCCAAGAGATTCCAGAGTCCATGCAGAGGATGGCAAATCAGCTTTCTCCACGTGGGAAGCAACATACCAGTCACGAGAAGTCACTGCCTGAAGGTACCAGTCTGACTCTTGGGAAGTGGCACCATGACAGGACTATTGACTGTTCCCCCCCAAAACTGACTGATGGCTAGAAATGTGCATCTGATACAATTAAACAGGGTAGCTTGGATATTTTGCAACAAAGAAAGCTTTTACAGTGATCATCACAAGTTAGAATAACAGATTcatagttggaaggggcctcacgggtcattgagtccaacccccagcAGGAGCTTCAaataaagcatccccagcaaggagtgtccagcctcttttggaagatgcccagaggagaccccaccacttctctaggcaactAGTTCCACTGCACCATTCcatgctcttactgtcaagaggttctttctaatgttgaaatCTACTGTCTTGTAACCTCAAACCATTAGGCTTGCCTCCTCCTCTCTGGCAGCCCATGTGTCatctctctgtcttctcttcaccaggctgaacatgcccaactccttcagACTTTCCTCATATGCTTTGTTCTCCATATCCCTTATTCCTACTGGCTTTCTCTGAGCCTATTCTCActtgtctacatccttcttaaaatgaggcacccagaactgaacaaagTTCAGCCTGAGATCAGACTGACTGGTCTGTggttttctgggttttcttttctttccttccttccttattttctgctctctcttttttaaaagagaaggacAATGTTTGCCTTTTTTTCCCAGTTCTCTGTCACCTTACTTGTTCTCCAAGATTTCTAAAAAACGTTGACAAATGGTTCAGGGACTACCCcagcaagttccttcagtacTCTGGGATACTGTTCTTCCGGCCCTGCAGATCTGTTTTAGATAGCATTATGCAGATAGTATCATGGTTGcaaagagagtcagtgtggcataattTGAGTACAGTTTGAGCATAGGATTAGAACTCTGGAGAAGggggtttgattccctgtgtGGCCATCAATGTATCGCTTTTTACAGATGGGTTAAGGATGATAAGACCAATTAGGAAAAAAGACCATTGTCACTTCCATACAGGTGAAATAAAGTATGTTGAAATGATAAGACTTTACTTTTGAGTGGGCAGCTGGTTCAAAGGTTATTCTCCTTGTTCGCTGGAACTTTACACCAGGAATGGTATATAAAAAAAGAACCTAGATTTTTACTTGTCAGGAGGTAGGGTCTCCCAAACGCATTATAATTCAAAGGCCAACCAAACAAATGAAGCATTCAGAAAGCTTGGGTCAAAAATATCTATAAACTGCTAGCCTAAGTGGTAGTGTTTCCTAACTAGCAATTGTAAACTTCAATAGCAGTACTTGCAATCCTCATAATCATCGTTGTTGTTGCTTTACATCAAAGTCTGAAGGATGCACTGTAATCATAACAGGCCCTATATTAAGAGATTTCCCTTCCAGGATACATTGCTTGGAGCTCATTAAAGTACGGTAAGGATATTGATCACAAGACAAGCACAATTACCAATGTTGAAGGACATGACTGTTGCAGCTAAGGTGTCACCGGTAGATTTTTTCCTTATCATATCCATCAAGGGAAGCAAGCTTCTTTGGAGAGGAGTTTATCATACCAAAAGCATCAACCCTTGTTATTAATTGGCCTGAGCACAAGTGAGGCAGCATTGATGTTCTATCTCAATATATCATTTACAGAAGGAAGAGCTTTGTCATAGGGTTAATAATTAATCTATGGCACTCGATACCATAGGAAAACTAGataaatatctggaggacatcTGTGTCCTCCCAATCTGTGACAGCTAAATAGAACGGTCAGATAGAGAGGGAGGGTATCCCCAATTAACAAGAGCTGGGGATTTTttaagttccttcctctgaaatacagccaacagcacctggtatttattggtctctcatccaagtgctagccagggctgaccccatttagcttccaagattagatgggatttggtgcctctGACGTATTTGGAGCAGGTATCGTCTTTATACCTGTTTCCTAGTCCCTGGTAACCTGAGGCAGTTAGAATCAAAACTGCTCCAATATGCATAGTCTTATCTTGTACCTTATTTCTTGGTTAGGCTTGAGTGAAtgctgtttaaaacaaaaaaggatgGGGCAATGGACTAAGTCACTAAGTGAACCATTCAAGCCCAGGCTCCTCTGAACTTTGGCTGTTGTTAAGGTATCAGGCAAAGAGTTTTCCCAATAGTAAAAGTAGACTAATGGACCCATAATTAGAAAGATCATCCCTAATCCCCATTTTTGTAGACAGAGATTATGATAGCCTGAGACCAGTTGTTTGGCAATCAAGTAAAAAGCGGTTTATTGCCTCTTTCGGAGGTGCCAAAtgggtctgatccagcagggcttttATGTGACAATAGACCCTGAAAGATGTTTCAGCTTCACGATCACAGTCAGCTCACATAAACTAATGATGCCCCTGTTCCTCCGCTGGAGCTGAGCACTGGAGAGATCACTAGAAGTGTACCAGTTGTTTTCTA from Sceloporus undulatus isolate JIND9_A2432 ecotype Alabama chromosome 6, SceUnd_v1.1, whole genome shotgun sequence carries:
- the GPAT4 gene encoding glycerol-3-phosphate acyltransferase 4 — protein: MFLLLPFDSLVVNLLGISLTVLFTLLLVFIIVPAIFGVSFGIRQLYMKTLLQIFQWATLRIERGAKEKKHPLYKPYVNGIIAKEPTSLEEEIKEIRRSGSNKALDAPEFELSDIFYFCRKGIETIMDDEVTKRFSAEELESWNLLSRTNYNFHYISLRLTVLWGLGVLIRYCFLLPLRVALAFTGISLLVTGTTVVGYLPNGRCKEFLSRHVHLMCYRICVRALTAIITYHHRENRPRNGGICVANHTSPIDVIILASDGYYAMVGQVHGGLMGVIQRAMVKACPHVWFERSEVKDRHLVARRLSEHAHNKNKLPILIFPEGTCINNTSVMMFKKGSFEIGATVYPVAIKYDPQFGDAFFNSSKYGMVTYLLRMMTSWAIVCSVWYLPPMTREPDEDAVQFANRVKSAIARQGGLVDLLWDGGLKREKVKDTFKEEQQKLYSKMIVGNHEDRSRS